The following are from one region of the Paenibacillus sabinae T27 genome:
- the yycF gene encoding response regulator YycF, whose protein sequence is MGMGTILVVDDEQPIADILKFNLEKEGYEVICAFDGISAVDLALSKRPDLMLLDLMLPGKDGMDVCREVRSAHLDLPIIMLTAKDGEIDKVLGLELGADDYVTKPFSTRELLARVKAQMRRQHKSAPAETPSGPDEGKQGIHHFDLFIDTDMYTVYKGGEPLDLTHREYELLYYMVRNAGKVMTREHLLQAVWGFEYFGDVRTVDVTIRRLREKIEENPSKPEYIFTRRGLGYLMHSPKNGGL, encoded by the coding sequence ATGGGGATGGGAACGATTTTGGTAGTCGATGACGAACAGCCAATTGCCGATATATTAAAGTTTAATTTGGAGAAAGAAGGGTATGAGGTCATCTGCGCTTTTGATGGCATCAGCGCCGTTGATCTGGCCTTGTCCAAACGGCCTGACCTCATGCTGCTTGACCTCATGCTGCCCGGCAAGGACGGCATGGATGTCTGCCGCGAGGTGCGGTCCGCCCATCTCGATCTGCCAATCATCATGCTGACCGCCAAAGACGGGGAGATCGACAAAGTGCTGGGCCTTGAGCTTGGGGCGGACGATTATGTCACCAAGCCGTTCAGCACGCGCGAGCTGCTTGCCCGGGTCAAGGCGCAAATGCGGCGCCAGCACAAGTCGGCCCCTGCCGAAACGCCGAGCGGCCCGGATGAGGGCAAGCAGGGCATTCACCATTTTGATTTGTTTATAGATACCGATATGTACACTGTCTACAAGGGCGGGGAGCCGCTCGATCTGACGCACCGCGAATACGAACTGCTTTATTACATGGTCCGCAACGCCGGCAAGGTGATGACGAGAGAGCATCTGCTGCAGGCGGTATGGGGATTTGAGTATTTCGGTGACGTACGAACGGTCGATGTGACGATCCGGCGCCTGAGAGAGAAAATCGAGGAGAACCCGAGCAAGCCGGAGTATATCTTTACGCGGCGCGGGCTCGGATATTTGATGCACAGTCCCAAAAACGGAGGATTGTGA
- a CDS encoding peptidoglycan DD-metalloendopeptidase family protein translates to MKGLKLIRGLKELKGKAPASVAGGRADAGEGMVNAQVVQNSRRRRRLTWLTATAGVALLTVSIIGAHKQYVEANTDVYYRVLLHGKEIGTLSDKSRLNTLFEEKRQAYQEKYPNEVMVLQTDGITTEAARSYKPVIDNEGTIDKLDGLLKAYAVGVQLVVDGKAVGIVKDQETASAVLQGVKAHYISGEKKASDAPQLKQTAALSGSASSGDKVESADIREPLSILPVKADPNKVMDTEEAIKALTEGVEAPLLYTVQEGDTISSIAGRYGITQKEIFRNNPEVKELTLQIGDELKLTVPQPPITVVTMEKATERIVTEPQVIVRTSELLPKGKTKVVRPGQTGLKEMQYRLTKENGEVVKEEWLGQTVLRASLPEVVYRGTKIAHQASGSFAWPVTGAVISSTFGERWGRIHKGVDLVSGNRTIKAADAGTVSFAGVQHGYGNVVIVNHGNGYETYYGHLSKISVSVGQKVEQGSQLGIMGNTGRSTGTHLHFEIRKSGTAMNPMKYLQ, encoded by the coding sequence ATGAAGGGTTTGAAATTAATACGCGGGCTGAAGGAGCTTAAGGGAAAAGCTCCCGCATCCGTAGCCGGAGGGAGAGCCGATGCCGGGGAAGGCATGGTGAACGCTCAGGTAGTGCAAAATTCGCGTCGGCGTCGGCGTCTCACCTGGCTTACGGCAACTGCCGGAGTTGCGCTGCTGACTGTTTCGATCATCGGGGCACACAAGCAATATGTGGAAGCAAATACGGATGTCTATTACCGCGTACTGCTGCACGGCAAGGAAATCGGGACGCTATCGGATAAGAGCCGGCTTAATACGTTGTTTGAGGAGAAGCGGCAAGCGTATCAGGAGAAATACCCAAATGAGGTAATGGTTCTGCAGACGGACGGCATTACTACGGAGGCGGCCCGCAGCTATAAGCCGGTTATCGATAACGAAGGAACGATAGATAAGCTGGACGGCTTGCTCAAGGCCTATGCGGTCGGCGTTCAGCTGGTTGTGGACGGAAAGGCCGTCGGCATCGTGAAAGACCAGGAAACGGCCAGCGCCGTGCTCCAGGGAGTAAAAGCCCACTACATATCGGGGGAGAAGAAAGCCTCCGATGCTCCGCAGCTGAAACAGACGGCCGCGTTATCGGGTTCGGCTTCATCCGGGGATAAGGTAGAGTCGGCGGATATACGCGAGCCGCTGTCGATTTTGCCGGTAAAGGCCGATCCGAACAAGGTCATGGACACAGAGGAAGCAATCAAGGCACTGACCGAGGGAGTGGAGGCGCCGCTGCTGTATACCGTTCAGGAAGGTGACACGATTTCGAGTATTGCCGGCCGTTACGGCATTACGCAGAAGGAGATTTTCCGGAACAACCCGGAAGTGAAGGAGCTGACGCTGCAGATCGGGGATGAGCTTAAGCTGACCGTTCCGCAGCCGCCGATTACCGTTGTAACGATGGAGAAGGCGACGGAGCGGATCGTGACAGAACCCCAGGTGATAGTGCGCACCAGCGAGCTATTGCCCAAGGGCAAGACGAAAGTTGTCCGTCCAGGACAGACAGGGCTCAAGGAAATGCAATACCGGCTGACGAAGGAGAACGGTGAAGTCGTCAAAGAGGAATGGCTGGGGCAGACCGTTCTCAGGGCCTCGCTGCCTGAAGTTGTATACCGCGGAACCAAGATCGCCCACCAAGCTTCCGGCTCGTTCGCCTGGCCGGTAACCGGCGCGGTCATTTCCAGCACCTTCGGCGAACGCTGGGGCCGGATTCATAAAGGGGTGGATCTCGTCTCGGGCAACCGGACGATCAAGGCGGCGGATGCCGGGACGGTAAGCTTTGCCGGAGTTCAGCACGGTTACGGCAATGTCGTCATCGTCAACCATGGCAACGGATATGAGACATATTACGGCCACCTGAGCAAAATTTCCGTATCGGTCGGCCAGAAGGTGGAGCAGGGCTCTCAGCTCGGCATCATGGGCAACACCGGCCGCTCAACGGGCACGCATCTCCATTTTGAAATCCGCAAGAGCGGTACGGCCATGAACCCGATGAAATATCTGCAATAG
- a CDS encoding adenylosuccinate synthase, with amino-acid sequence MSTVVVVGTQWGDEGKGKITDFLAESADVVARYQGGNNAGHTILIDGKKFKLSLIPSGVFYKEKTCVIGNGMVINPAALIEEINYIHENGFDTDNLVISDRAHVIMPYHMVLDALEEDRKGPNKIGTTRKGIGPAYMDKAARNGIRIADLMDAEEFELKLRHLMNEKNQVITQVYSGEPLDVEETLKQYLEYAEVLRRYVTDTSVVLNDAIDANTKVLFEGAQGVMLDIDQGTYPFVTSSNPSAGGVCIGSGVGPSKIKQVIGVAKSYTTRVGDGPFPTELNDEIGDLIRETGHEYGTVTGRPRRVGWFDSVVVRHARRVSGLTGLSLNSLDVLSGLKTVKICTGYKYRGEVITHYPASLKMLAECEAVYEELPGWDEDITSAKTLDDLPENTRKYVERVSELTGIPIAIFSVGRNRNQTNQVLPIYE; translated from the coding sequence ATGTCAACGGTAGTCGTTGTGGGAACACAATGGGGAGACGAAGGCAAAGGCAAAATCACGGACTTTCTGGCAGAGAGCGCGGATGTGGTCGCCCGCTATCAAGGGGGCAACAATGCCGGCCACACGATTCTGATTGACGGCAAGAAATTCAAGCTCAGCCTGATTCCGTCGGGCGTCTTCTATAAAGAAAAGACCTGTGTCATCGGCAACGGCATGGTGATTAATCCTGCCGCTCTTATTGAAGAAATCAATTATATCCACGAGAACGGATTTGATACGGACAACCTGGTCATCAGCGACCGCGCCCACGTTATCATGCCTTATCACATGGTGCTGGATGCGCTCGAGGAAGACCGCAAGGGCCCGAACAAAATCGGCACGACCCGCAAGGGCATCGGTCCGGCATATATGGACAAAGCGGCTCGCAACGGCATCCGCATCGCCGATTTGATGGATGCCGAAGAATTCGAGCTCAAGCTGCGTCATTTGATGAATGAGAAGAATCAGGTTATCACTCAAGTATATAGCGGAGAGCCGCTTGATGTAGAAGAGACGTTGAAGCAGTATCTGGAGTATGCGGAAGTGCTGCGCCGCTATGTGACGGACACTTCGGTCGTGCTGAACGACGCCATCGATGCTAACACTAAGGTGCTGTTTGAAGGCGCTCAAGGCGTTATGCTCGACATCGACCAAGGAACCTATCCGTTCGTAACGTCTTCCAATCCGTCCGCAGGCGGTGTCTGCATCGGTTCCGGCGTAGGGCCTTCGAAGATCAAGCAGGTCATCGGGGTGGCTAAATCGTATACGACGCGTGTCGGCGATGGTCCGTTCCCGACTGAGCTGAACGATGAAATCGGCGATTTGATCCGTGAGACCGGTCATGAATACGGTACGGTTACCGGACGTCCGCGCCGCGTCGGCTGGTTCGACAGCGTCGTTGTCCGCCATGCCCGCCGTGTCAGCGGTCTGACCGGCTTGTCGCTGAATTCGCTGGATGTGCTGAGCGGTCTGAAGACGGTCAAGATCTGTACCGGCTACAAATACCGCGGAGAGGTAATTACCCATTACCCTGCCAGCCTGAAAATGCTGGCCGAGTGCGAAGCGGTCTATGAAGAGCTGCCGGGCTGGGATGAGGATATCACGTCGGCCAAGACGCTGGACGACCTGCCGGAGAACACACGCAAATATGTTGAGCGCGTGTCCGAGCTGACAGGAATTCCGATTGCGATCTTCTCGGTCGGACGTAACCGCAACCAGACGAACCAAGTCCTGCCGATTTACGAATAA
- the dnaB gene encoding replicative DNA helicase, whose product MGGDLFFDRVPPQNLEAEQAVIGAILLQDEALISAMERVNTEDFYDKAHQMIFEAMIQLGEESQPIDLVTLTAKLQDKGELEDIGGVSYLAKLAHAVPTAANVDYYAQIIEEKAMLRRLIRTATQIVSEGYTGGEDVADMLSDAERRILEISNRRSGSGFIAIRDVLMEVFDRVELLHQNKGGTSGIPSGFVDLDRMTNGFQRNDLIIVAARPSVGKTAFALNIAQNVAVRAKETVAIFSLEMSAAQLVQRMICAEANLDANIMRTGDFKSDDDWSKLTMGIASLSESEIYIDDTPGITVADIRAKCRRLKKEKGLGMIVIDYLQLIQGRGKGGENRQQEVSEISRTLKQIARELDVPVIALSQLSRGVEQRQDKRPMMSDLRESGSIEQDADIVAFLYRDDYYNQETEKKNIIEIIIAKQRNGPVGTVELVFLKNFNKFVNYERAHAEPFAG is encoded by the coding sequence ATGGGCGGAGATCTCTTTTTCGATCGGGTTCCCCCGCAGAATCTGGAGGCAGAGCAGGCGGTCATTGGCGCGATCCTGCTGCAGGATGAAGCGCTGATTTCGGCCATGGAGCGGGTGAACACCGAAGACTTTTACGACAAAGCGCATCAAATGATATTTGAGGCGATGATACAGCTCGGAGAAGAGAGCCAGCCGATTGATTTGGTTACGCTGACGGCCAAGCTTCAGGATAAGGGAGAGCTTGAAGACATCGGCGGCGTCAGCTACTTGGCCAAGCTTGCGCATGCGGTGCCTACGGCGGCCAATGTCGATTACTACGCGCAGATTATCGAAGAGAAGGCCATGCTGCGCAGGCTCATCCGGACCGCGACGCAGATTGTAAGCGAAGGTTACACCGGCGGCGAGGATGTCGCCGATATGCTGAGCGACGCCGAACGCCGCATTCTTGAAATCTCCAACCGGAGAAGCGGCAGCGGGTTCATCGCCATCCGCGATGTGCTGATGGAAGTGTTCGATCGGGTGGAGTTGCTTCACCAGAACAAAGGGGGCACATCCGGCATTCCATCGGGCTTTGTCGATCTTGACCGGATGACGAACGGTTTTCAGCGCAATGACCTGATTATCGTTGCCGCCCGCCCTTCCGTGGGCAAGACGGCCTTTGCGCTGAACATCGCCCAGAACGTGGCGGTGCGCGCGAAGGAGACGGTCGCGATCTTCAGTCTGGAAATGTCGGCCGCCCAGCTGGTACAGCGGATGATCTGCGCCGAAGCGAATCTGGATGCGAACATTATGCGTACCGGCGATTTCAAGAGCGACGATGATTGGTCGAAGCTGACAATGGGCATAGCATCGCTGTCGGAATCGGAGATCTATATCGACGACACGCCTGGCATAACCGTGGCCGATATCCGCGCCAAATGCCGGCGGCTGAAGAAGGAGAAGGGGCTGGGTATGATCGTGATCGACTACCTCCAGCTCATCCAGGGCCGCGGCAAGGGCGGAGAGAACCGCCAGCAGGAGGTATCGGAAATTTCGCGGACACTGAAGCAGATTGCACGGGAGCTGGATGTTCCGGTAATCGCGCTGTCCCAGCTCAGCCGGGGCGTCGAGCAGCGGCAGGACAAGCGGCCGATGATGTCGGACCTCCGGGAATCGGGCTCGATCGAGCAGGACGCCGACATCGTCGCGTTCCTGTACCGGGACGATTACTACAATCAGGAAACCGAGAAGAAGAACATTATCGAGATCATTATCGCCAAACAGCGTAACGGTCCAGTCGGCACGGTGGAGCTTGTCTTTTTGAAAAATTTCAACAAGTTCGTCAACTACGAGCGTGCTCATGCCGAACCGTTCGCGGGCTAA
- the rplI gene encoding 50S ribosomal protein L9: MKVIFIKDVKGQGKKGQIKEVSEGYATNFLLPRGMARPATEGNMKTLENQTAAEVRRKEQEKEEAQKLGEKLSELALTLKAKAGEGGRLFGAITSKQIAEALTKQNGITIDKRKIELDEPIRHLGTTQVQVKLHTEVKAVLKVQVTEE, encoded by the coding sequence ATGAAAGTTATATTCATTAAAGACGTTAAAGGACAGGGCAAGAAGGGGCAGATCAAAGAGGTATCGGAAGGCTACGCGACAAATTTCCTGCTGCCGCGGGGCATGGCCCGTCCGGCTACGGAAGGCAATATGAAGACGCTCGAGAATCAGACGGCTGCAGAAGTGCGCCGCAAGGAGCAGGAGAAAGAGGAAGCGCAGAAGCTTGGAGAGAAGCTGAGTGAGCTGGCGCTTACGCTGAAAGCGAAGGCGGGCGAAGGAGGCCGGTTGTTCGGGGCCATCACAAGCAAGCAGATCGCAGAAGCGCTGACGAAGCAAAATGGCATCACTATCGACAAGCGTAAAATTGAGCTGGACGAACCGATCCGTCACTTGGGAACGACGCAGGTTCAGGTGAAATTGCATACGGAAGTCAAGGCCGTGCTGAAGGTTCAGGTAACGGAGGAGTAG
- a CDS encoding DHH family phosphoesterase, translating into MPKFLQRRWHGYHTVWAFLLLLVLIIIVSIYNWALGVVSLFLSGTLCFTMLKAELSFRRNLVEYINGLSFRIKRVEGEALGTLPLGIILYGEDRSVEWNNRYAGEIFSRKSLVGEPLTELLPDLLQTAAGGPPVKREAGKEGIQKEVRMEISVDERYYQAVVIPSERLLYLYEITELIDLRQRYEEEKLALGILLMDNLDEAAQGMDDQQRTSLIAKVTSEITEWAKQFEVYLRRLSSERYMMLLNYRSLQALEESRFVILDEVREMTADLKVPMTLSIGLAFGAESASELGALAQSSLDMALGRGGDQAAVKAGQRLSFYGGKSNAAEKRTRVRARVIAHALRDLIQESDRVIIMGHRNPDIDAVGASIGLLRAAQMYNVDADIVLEGPNPSITRMLEQLRRDEELYSSFISTEQALQVMTEHTLLIVVDTHKASMTMEPRLVQYASRIVVVDHHRRGEEFINEAVLVYLEPYASSTCELVTELLQYIHEKVKLSTLEATMLLAGITVDTKHFALHTGSRTFEAAGFLRRLGADTILIQRMLKEDLQEYISKAEIIKHARMVYDHIALVVTAPGMKIPQLLIAQTADTLLGMTNVLASFVISERPDGLIGISARSLGRMNVQVVMEKLGGGGHLTNAAVQLEGTSKEAEARLLEVLAEIEAKEGLFE; encoded by the coding sequence ATGCCAAAATTTTTGCAAAGGCGCTGGCACGGCTATCACACCGTCTGGGCGTTCTTGCTGCTGCTGGTCCTTATTATCATTGTCAGCATATATAACTGGGCGCTTGGTGTTGTCAGCCTGTTTTTGTCCGGGACGCTATGTTTCACCATGCTGAAAGCCGAGCTTTCGTTCCGGCGGAATCTTGTGGAATACATTAACGGTCTTTCTTTCCGCATCAAGCGGGTGGAGGGAGAAGCGCTCGGAACGCTGCCGCTGGGTATTATTCTATACGGCGAGGACCGGTCGGTGGAGTGGAACAACCGCTATGCGGGGGAGATTTTTTCAAGGAAATCGTTGGTGGGCGAACCGCTGACCGAATTGCTGCCGGACCTCTTGCAGACGGCCGCCGGCGGGCCTCCAGTCAAGCGGGAAGCGGGCAAGGAAGGGATTCAGAAGGAAGTTCGCATGGAAATCAGCGTTGACGAACGCTACTATCAGGCGGTTGTTATTCCAAGCGAGCGGCTGCTGTACTTATATGAAATCACCGAGCTGATTGATCTGCGGCAGCGGTATGAGGAAGAGAAGCTCGCGCTTGGCATTCTGCTGATGGATAACCTGGATGAAGCCGCCCAGGGAATGGACGATCAGCAGCGGACATCGCTGATCGCGAAGGTAACGAGCGAAATAACCGAATGGGCGAAGCAGTTCGAGGTATACCTGCGCCGCCTTTCCTCGGAGCGCTATATGATGCTGCTGAATTACCGCAGCCTGCAGGCGCTGGAAGAGAGCCGCTTCGTCATTTTGGACGAAGTGCGGGAAATGACAGCCGATCTCAAGGTTCCGATGACGCTGAGCATCGGTCTGGCCTTTGGGGCGGAGTCGGCGAGCGAGCTCGGGGCCTTGGCCCAGTCGAGTCTTGATATGGCGCTCGGAAGAGGCGGCGATCAGGCGGCAGTCAAGGCGGGCCAGCGGCTCTCCTTCTACGGCGGCAAGAGCAACGCGGCGGAGAAGCGAACCCGCGTGCGCGCGCGCGTCATCGCGCATGCCCTCCGCGATCTGATTCAGGAGAGCGACCGGGTTATTATTATGGGGCACCGCAACCCCGATATCGACGCCGTGGGAGCCTCCATCGGGCTGCTCCGTGCCGCACAGATGTATAACGTGGACGCCGATATCGTGCTCGAAGGGCCGAATCCGTCCATTACGCGCATGCTGGAGCAGCTTCGCAGGGATGAAGAGCTGTACAGCTCGTTCATCAGTACGGAGCAAGCGCTGCAGGTGATGACGGAGCATACACTGCTGATCGTGGTCGACACGCACAAGGCTTCGATGACGATGGAGCCGCGGCTTGTTCAGTACGCCAGCCGGATTGTCGTCGTGGACCATCACCGGCGGGGCGAGGAGTTTATCAATGAGGCGGTGCTCGTCTATCTGGAGCCGTACGCATCTTCCACCTGCGAGCTGGTGACGGAGCTTCTCCAGTACATCCATGAGAAGGTCAAGCTCAGCACGCTGGAAGCGACGATGCTGCTTGCCGGTATAACGGTAGACACGAAGCATTTTGCCCTTCATACGGGATCGCGGACGTTTGAGGCCGCAGGCTTCCTGCGGCGGCTGGGCGCCGATACGATTCTGATTCAGCGGATGCTGAAGGAGGATTTGCAGGAGTACATCTCGAAAGCGGAAATTATCAAGCATGCCCGGATGGTGTATGACCATATTGCGCTGGTGGTAACAGCGCCGGGGATGAAAATTCCGCAGCTGCTGATTGCCCAGACGGCCGATACGCTGCTGGGAATGACGAATGTGCTCGCTTCCTTTGTCATCAGCGAACGCCCTGACGGGCTGATCGGGATCAGCGCCCGCTCCCTTGGAAGAATGAATGTGCAGGTCGTTATGGAGAAGCTGGGCGGCGGCGGACATTTGACCAACGCGGCCGTCCAATTGGAAGGAACAAGCAAGGAAGCAGAGGCCAGACTGCTCGAGGTGCTGGCGGAAATTGAAGCGAAAGAGGGTCTGTTCGAATGA
- a CDS encoding DUF2232 domain-containing protein, translating into MKYRWTSAVWSVVYLLLLLSLSTPFLIITTLFVIIPAVLLFTTLNTRQFILSIVPVWLILGLISPLYIWIAAYLIVPALVMGRWYKKKSPASTVIVAGTITLLGEFLLLLLLGKTLFQFDLYNYVYDVLNEMRTMALSPMQEFGMGGFLGGSPEDIGNNSRAFIQVIPMALIVSSFLITVITHSIVRPILNSMGYAVPKLKPARDWRMPKSFIWYYLIAAVIQLFFLKSDNGLLVMITANLVPLLRICFIIQTIGFFFFLAHERNWNRTIPVILAVLAIMVPPLWIIGIIDLVAPLREMVTKSKR; encoded by the coding sequence TTGAAATATCGCTGGACATCCGCGGTCTGGAGTGTGGTTTATCTGCTCCTGCTGCTATCCCTGTCAACTCCTTTTCTCATTATCACGACACTGTTTGTAATTATCCCGGCTGTCCTGCTGTTCACCACGCTGAATACAAGGCAGTTTATCCTTTCGATTGTGCCCGTATGGCTGATATTGGGGCTGATTAGCCCGCTGTATATATGGATAGCCGCTTACCTGATTGTTCCCGCGCTCGTTATGGGACGATGGTACAAGAAAAAGTCTCCGGCTTCTACAGTGATTGTTGCCGGCACCATTACGCTCCTTGGGGAATTTCTGCTGCTGCTCCTTTTGGGCAAAACCTTGTTCCAGTTCGATCTCTACAATTACGTATATGACGTGCTGAACGAGATGCGCACGATGGCCCTGTCCCCGATGCAGGAGTTCGGTATGGGCGGCTTCCTTGGGGGAAGCCCTGAGGACATCGGCAATAACAGCCGTGCATTCATTCAGGTCATTCCTATGGCGCTGATTGTATCTTCTTTCCTGATTACAGTGATCACCCACTCTATCGTCCGGCCGATTCTGAACAGTATGGGATACGCCGTACCGAAGCTTAAACCTGCCCGCGATTGGAGAATGCCCAAGTCGTTTATTTGGTACTATTTGATCGCCGCCGTGATTCAGCTGTTCTTTTTAAAGTCGGATAACGGCCTTCTGGTCATGATTACGGCCAACTTAGTGCCGCTGCTGAGGATTTGTTTTATCATCCAGACGATCGGGTTCTTCTTCTTTCTCGCCCATGAGCGGAATTGGAATAGAACCATTCCGGTTATACTTGCGGTATTGGCCATTATGGTGCCGCCGCTGTGGATTATCGGGATTATCGACCTGGTGGCGCCGTTGCGCGAAATGGTCACCAAATCGAAACGATAG
- a CDS encoding MazG-like family protein: protein MPKDLDVAKRAKVIEWLKTEVIDQVSRLFKALWEGSTGRVSDSLASLIMSSYILGRRLGISYRDLDEVLQEKLRKHRQEGHQLEDWYQDISALEEHMRKR from the coding sequence ATGCCGAAGGATTTGGATGTAGCCAAGAGGGCCAAGGTCATCGAGTGGCTGAAGACCGAGGTCATCGATCAGGTTTCCCGATTGTTCAAAGCATTATGGGAAGGCAGCACCGGGAGGGTAAGCGACAGTTTGGCCAGCTTGATTATGAGTTCTTATATTCTGGGTCGCAGGCTCGGCATATCGTACCGCGATCTGGATGAGGTGCTTCAGGAGAAGCTGAGAAAGCACCGGCAAGAAGGCCATCAGCTGGAAGATTGGTATCAGGATATATCGGCGTTAGAAGAACATATGCGTAAGAGGTGA
- a CDS encoding CBS domain-containing protein: MNIAFFLLPKQEVACVTLDSTLRQTLERMEYHRYTAVPILNKNGEYAGTVTEGDLLWYMKESEGKVTFENSSRFLLKDVPLRMNNKPVSIDADMEDLINLVKVQNFVPVVDDMNKFIGIVRRSQIIEYCEKFVSRKSLESL; this comes from the coding sequence ATGAATATTGCGTTTTTCCTGCTTCCGAAGCAGGAGGTTGCTTGCGTTACGCTGGATTCCACCCTGCGTCAGACGCTTGAACGAATGGAATACCACCGGTATACAGCTGTTCCAATCCTGAACAAGAATGGCGAATACGCCGGTACCGTAACGGAAGGAGACCTGCTCTGGTACATGAAAGAATCGGAGGGAAAGGTCACCTTCGAAAATTCGTCGAGATTTCTGCTGAAGGATGTTCCGCTGCGGATGAACAACAAGCCGGTATCCATCGATGCGGACATGGAAGATCTGATTAATCTGGTCAAAGTACAAAATTTTGTGCCGGTTGTGGACGACATGAACAAGTTCATCGGCATTGTCCGGCGGAGCCAAATTATTGAGTATTGTGAAAAGTTCGTATCCCGAAAATCGCTGGAATCCTTGTAA
- a CDS encoding LCP family protein — translation MKKKWKKRYIALILLLIIAAGGVLLRKPLTVLAFDLFLSDKVETTLQQKSYQPLTNEDNTVKPAPIAYKSDPFSVMLLGTDQRKTETARSDTMIYAVVRPEDYKVLLISIPRDTYTEIIGHDGNKKDKITHAYAFGGQQMAKDTLEALLGHDIQYYATINFQGLKDTVDALGGLPLPIKKTIQNKGKDHEKFTIVGGKSLYSGEESLNYVRYREDSDFNRTKRQQVFLDVLANKMLSLNQIGNVTELLNIMGENFKTDMPPAMITGLAKKFLGGKEADISSFTVMGEGTRIGGVYYDEINEEDLNKAKSMIDNWMNAATPVDQLIEPGKAGDALEAKATSAAQ, via the coding sequence ATGAAAAAAAAGTGGAAAAAAAGATATATTGCTCTTATCCTGCTTCTGATCATTGCAGCTGGAGGAGTTTTGCTTCGCAAGCCGCTGACGGTTCTGGCTTTTGATCTGTTCCTGTCGGACAAGGTCGAGACTACGCTTCAGCAGAAGTCCTATCAGCCGCTTACAAACGAAGACAACACGGTTAAGCCCGCACCAATCGCCTACAAGAGCGATCCTTTCTCTGTTATGCTGTTAGGAACCGACCAGCGCAAGACGGAAACGGCCCGTTCGGATACGATGATTTATGCGGTGGTCCGTCCCGAGGATTACAAGGTGCTGCTCATCTCCATTCCCCGCGATACGTATACGGAGATTATCGGCCATGACGGTAACAAGAAGGATAAGATTACGCACGCTTACGCTTTCGGCGGCCAGCAAATGGCCAAGGATACGCTGGAGGCGCTGCTGGGGCATGATATTCAATATTATGCGACGATCAACTTCCAGGGGCTGAAGGATACCGTCGATGCTTTGGGCGGCCTGCCGCTGCCGATCAAAAAGACGATCCAGAACAAAGGCAAGGACCATGAGAAATTTACGATTGTGGGCGGAAAGTCTTTGTATAGCGGCGAGGAGTCGCTGAACTATGTGCGCTACCGCGAAGACAGTGATTTTAACCGCACGAAGCGTCAGCAGGTCTTCCTGGATGTGCTCGCGAACAAAATGCTGTCCCTGAACCAAATCGGCAACGTGACGGAGCTGCTTAACATTATGGGCGAAAATTTCAAGACTGATATGCCGCCCGCCATGATTACCGGTTTGGCCAAGAAGTTTCTGGGCGGCAAGGAAGCCGATATTTCCAGCTTCACCGTTATGGGTGAGGGCACACGTATCGGCGGCGTGTATTACGATGAAATAAATGAAGAGGATCTGAATAAAGCGAAATCGATGATCGACAACTGGATGAATGCCGCAACGCCGGTAGACCAACTGATCGAGCCGGGAAAAGCGGGCGACGCGCTGGAAGCGAAGGCGACGTCCGCTGCCCAATAG